The sequence GGGCCCAGGGAATCTTCAGCCGGTCCGCGTGAGCCATGCGCTGGTACACCGAGCGCGTGTTGTCGCAGCGGAAGACGTAGCGGTTCTCCCAGATGAAGGGGAGGAACAGCTCGATCATGCCCGCGAGGCTGCCGACCTGCTCCTCGACGCCATCCAGCGTGTCCTTGGCGCGGTCCAGCAGGGCTTGCACACCGGGGGCGCCCCAGGTGGGCCGCACCTCGTCGATGAGCTTCTTGAGCAGCCGCGAGCCCTTGATGAACGCCGGAGCACTGAAGTTCTCGAAGGCCTGCTTGGTGACGGGGACGGGCTCCACGCGCGAGCGCACCGCGTTCATCAGCGCGTTGCCCGTCTCCTTGTTGCGGTAGTAGCGGCGGCGGTACAGGCCCACCAACTCCACGGAACGGCTGGCGTAGAACGGGTTCTCGTCACCGGAGGCCAGGTGGTAGACGCGCCGCTCCTCCACCGTGAGCGAGTGCGCGGTAATCCCAATGGTGGCTCCGGCCACGTGGTCCACGGGGATAATGTCGAGAATGGTCCGGTCGCCCGCGGGGATGCCGCGCTGGCCCTTGAGGCCGGCGAACGCGAGCGGCGCGGAGGTGGTGAAGCCTTCGTTCCACCCGGGAAAGGGGAAGTGCTGGGCGCTCTCGACGATGGAGGGCCGGACGATGGAGTAGCGCAGGCCCGGAGTCGCGGCGAGCACCTGCTCGCCCAGGCTCTTGGTGTACGTGTACGTGTTGGGCCAGCCCCAGTGCAGCGCGCGCTCCATGCCCGCGCGGACCAGCTCGCCGGTGAGCCACAGCTTGCGCTCGCGGCCCACGGCGAGGCGCAGCGTCTTCTCGTCGTTGGTGTCGCGGCCCTCTTCCTCCAGGCGATCCAGCGCCTTCTTGCGGAAGAGCGAGGTGAGGGCCTTGTCATCGGCCTGCTCGCGCAGCCGGGCGACAATCCGCTCGGCGTCCTTCAGCTCCTGCTCCAGGCTGAAGTCGCGCCCGTCCAGCTCGTCCTTCTTGGGGAAGTAACCGAGCACCTCCTCGTCCTCGAAGACGAGCCCGCTGCGGTTGCCCGCGACGAAGGCGGTGGACATGTGCACGAGCGGCGCGTTCCATTTCAGCGCCAGGTCCACCGCGTACTTCACGCCGTGGGTGTTGACGTTGAGGCCCACCTCCAGCGAGGGGTTGAAGGACACCAGGCCCGCGCAGTTGACGATGGCGGCCACCTTGCCGGTGAGCTCCTCGGCCTTGGCCTCCTCGAGGCCCATGCGCGGATCGGTAATGTCGCCGTCGAGCACCTCGCACTTCTTGCGGATGAACTCGAGGGCGCCCGCGTCGCCGAGCGCGTCGCGCAGGGGCTGGAAGGGCTCGCTGGTGGCGACCTTGTCGAAGAAGCGGCGCTCGGACGAGGCGGCGCTGCCCTTGCGTACGAGCACGTAGACCTTGTCCAGCTCCTGGCCGTAGCGCGTGAGGAGCATGGACAAGGTGACCTTGCCCACGAAGCCGGTGGAGCCGGCAAACAGCAGACGCTTGCCGGTGAAGACCTGGGAGACGTTCAGTTCGGGCAGCAGACTCATGTGCGACTCGCTCAGAGCTTCACGTCCGCAAGCAGGGTGGGCGCGATGCGCAGCAGGCTAATGGTGGCCGAGCGGCCCATGAAGCCGCGGGCCTCTTCGATGGCCTCGGTGAGGGTGTCAGTGCGGTCCCAGCCGAGCAGCGCGGGCACGTGGTTGTTCTCGGCACCGGCGACGATGACCTTGCCCACGTGCTGGCGGCCGTTCTCGCCCCAGTACCACATATAGAAGGGGTGCACGCCGTGGTAGGCGTTGCCCTTGCGGTACAGGTGCACGTAGCTGGGGTTCTCCGCGAACTCGCGCTCGTACTTGTGCTCCAGCTTCATCGAGTCGCGCGTCTCCGGCAGCAGCCGGTTGAAGAACTCGATGTAGCTGGGGTGCTGCACCGGATCGAACTCGTCGAACGCCGGGTGCAGGAGGATGAGCACGCCGCCCTTCTTCACCAGCGGCACGCCGCGGTTCAGGTTGAAGAAGTAGCCCAGCCCCATGACCTGCAGGAGCAGCGGGTTGAGCACCGAGTTGACGCTGTACGGCGAGATGAAGGGGATGGGGAAGATGACGATGTCGCTCTGCCCCTCCACCGGCACCGAGTACTGCTTCCAGCTCATCTCCAGCGTCTTGGCGTGGGTGGGCTCGGTGGCGCCGGCGAACACGCCCGTCACGTCGTAGGGGGCGGGCACGGAGTTGAAGATCTTCCGGGCCGCCGCGCGCGGGGTGTGCTTGAGGGCGAACAGCGCCGCCTGCAGCTTGAGCCGGTCCGCCTCCGTGTAGTCCTCCTCCTTCTTGGCGAGGAACTCCAGCGGCGCGCCGAACATGCGGTTGTTGAGCGTGGTCTCGATGTGGAAGACCTTGAGGTGCTTGTCGATCACCGAGCCAATGCGCGTGTTGCTCTTGTAGAGCGCGCTCGCCTTGGGCTCCATGTAGCTGTCGGACTCGCGGATCGTCTTCGGGTTGTGGTGCGAGCGCAGCGACGCGTAGTTGGCCACGCCCGTGCCCATGGACTTGTGCCCGCCGTTCATCGGCACGAAGTTCACGTTCACGTAGACGATGAGATCGCTCTCCGCCACGCGGCGGTTGATGGCGACCACTTCCTGGTGGCTGGTGCGCTCCAGCTCGACGATGCCGTCCGGATCCTCGGCGTCGTGGTTGTAGTACCGGTCCGGGTAGTAGGCGTCGTAGATCTTCTGGCCCACCATGCGCTTCATCTCCGCCTCGGTCATCCGGCGGTGCAGCGCGTTGGCGATGACCAGGTGGATGTCATCCACGCCGCTGTCGGCGGCCAGATCCAGCACCACCTCGAGGATGGTCTGCCGCACGTCCGGGGTGACCATGGGCGGCAGCGGCACGGAGATGTCGTCGATGACGCAGGTCAGCTTCATGCCCGGGCGCAGCAGGGCGTGCAGCGGATCCATGCCCTCCGGGTGGTTGATGGCCCAGCGGATGGCGGCCTTCGTGTTGGGCACGCCGGCCATGGGCGGCCGGGGGAAGATGACCCGTGTTCCAACGGGCAGGTCCTCCAAGAGGAAGTTCTCACCGAAGAAGAGGGCGCGCGGAGGGCTGCCCTTCTCGGTGATGACGACCTGACTTTCCTCGTCGTAGAGCTTCTGGAGCGTCTTGATGGGGCGCATAGGTAGAGTGGGTTACTTCAGATCGAGGATGGGCCAGTTGTAGGCGCGCGCGAGCTGGCGCAGGCGCATGTCCGGGTTGACGGCGGTGGGCCGGCCCACAATGGCCAACATGGCGTAGTCCGAGGCGCTGTCCGAGTAGCCGTGGCAGTGCGCCAGCGACAGGCCTTCCTTCACGCAGTAGTCGCGGATGGCGTTGGCCTTGTTGGCGCCCTCGATGATGGGGGGAATCACCTTGCCGGTGGCCTTGCCGCCCACGAACTGCATCTTGTTGGCGATGAGCTCGTCAGCGCCCAGGTACCGGGCGAGCGGGCGCATGGTGAAGTCCAGCGCGCCCGTCACCAGGACAATGCGGCACCCGGCACGGCGGGCCTCGGCGATCAGGTCCTTGGACTGTTCGTAGAGGCCCGGCTTGAGCACGTCCTCGAACATGTCCTCGGCGACGGTGATGAGCCGGTCTTCGGAGAGTCCCGCGTAGTAGCGGTAGAAGAACTCGTTGAAGACCTTGCGGTTGACGACATCCAACGCTCCGAACAGCGGGAGGCTCGCGGCGGTGCCGAGCGTGCGCCCGGCCATGCCCAGGAGCGAGCCACGGTTCATCGCGTAGTAGGCGTAGACGTGGACGACGTTCGTCTTCACGAGCGTCCCGTCGACATCATAGAAGGCAGCTTTAGCGGGGGGCATGGGGCTGGCGCTTCCTGACACTCCTGTAGGGGTGTGTCAACGACGCCGGAAGTGTGGGAATTCGCTGGTAAACCTCGGTGGGAAACTCACAACCAGCCCTGCTCTTGGTACCACCGGGCGCTGCGGCGGATGGAGTCCACGACATCTCTTCGAGGACGGAAGCCCAACAGCCGTTCGGCCTTGGCGCCGGAGCACGTCCACGCGGGGGCCAGGAGCTGACGCGCGAGCTTGCGGTTCAGGGGCAGCTTGCGCCCGGTGGCCTGGGTGACGACGTCCGCCGCCGAGGCCAGGCCCTTGAGCACCCAGGGTGGGAGGTGGACCGTCCGCGTCTTCACGCCCAGCTCCCGGGCGCCAATGTCCTGCAGCTCATCCATGGTGAGGTGCTGCGGGCCGGCGACGAAGAAGGCCTCGCCCAGGGCCTCGGGGCGGTCGGCGAGCACCAGCATGAGGTCCACCACGTCCTCGACATCCACCAGGGTGAGGGGGCGGGGACCACCGCCAATCTCCAGGCGGATGCCCTTCTTCACCAGCTTGAAGAAGGTGAGGTTCTCGTGGTCGCCGGGCCCGAGGATGCGCGGCGGGCGCACCACTGTCACCGGCAGCCGATCCTTGTAAGAGAGGGCGATGCGCTCGGCCTCGCCCTTGCTCTCGCCGTACCACTCGGCGGGGTGGAAGGGGTCCTCCTCCACGTGGGGACGGCCGGCGGACGAGGGGCCCGAAGCGGCCAGCGAGCCGCACAGCACCAGGCGCGCTTTTCCTCCGGCCTTGAGCATGGCCTCGCACACATTGCGCGTGCCCTCGGCGTTGACGCGCATGAACTCGTCGCGCGTGGCGGCACGGCGGATGCCCGCCAGGTGGAACACCACGTCGCGTCCGGCCACGGCGCGCTCCAGCGAGGCCGAGTCCGTGACGTCTCCGTCGAGGCGGGTATAGGGCAGGCCCGCGAGCGCCGAGATATCGCTGGTGGGGCGCAGCAGGCACGCGACGGTGTCTTTCCGAGCGACAAGGGCCTTGGCGAGCCAGGCTCCCAGGAAGCCGTTGGCACCGGTGATGAGGGCGTTCATGGGCTCGTCTTCAAGACCAAAGCGGCACAGCCGGCAAGGGGAAATCCCGGACCGAAGTGCCTTTCTCCCGAGGGGAAAACGGCGCGTCACCCCCCCTCCTCCGAGTGTGAAACAGCGATCACGGCGCTGTTTTCAGAGGGAAAGTCGCACGGAAGGGCTGTTTTTCGGCTCGGGCCGTGCTACTACGCCGCGCACGGCTCTAGGTTCCCAACGCCGTAATCCACGTCCCCTTCGGAGGGGAGGAGACTCAAGAATGGCCGCGAAGAAGGCTGCTGCGAAGAAGACCACTGCTACTGCTGCGAAGAAGGCTCCCGCGAAGAAGGCCGCTGGTGCGAAGCGCAAGCCGAACGCAGCGTTCATGCAGGAGTTCACCCCGTCGCCTGAGCTCGCTGCTGTCATTGGCGAGAAGCCGCTCCCGCGCACCGCGGTGATCAAGAACCTGTGGACCTACTTCAAGAAGCATGGCCTGAACCAGGGTCAGCTCATCAACCTGGATGACAACCTGAAGAAGGTCTACGGCAACAAGAAGCAGATCAAGATGACCGAGGTCGCTGCGGCCTTCAAGCACCTGAAGTAGCCGTCGATCGCACGCAGCCCTCTGGGGCGCGCGTCGCACACAGGGCTCGCCGAGATTCGGCGGGCCCTCTGTTTTTTCCGCGTCAGTGAGGCTGCTGCTGCAGCCAGTGCTCCAGCAGACGCAAGGAGCTGCGCAGGTCCGAGGAGGCCGCCGCCGGAGGAGCCTTCCGGGCGCGCTCCAGCCGCTGCCGCGCCGAGGCGAGGAACTGCTCCACCTGGGCGGACGGCGCTCCGGTGCGCGCCACCGCGAGATCCACCGTGGCGCGCAGCAGGGACACCAGCTCGATGAGCACGGGGTCCTCGCGCAGCTCGGGCGCGGCCTCGAGTGCGAGGAAGCTCTCGGAGGCGGCGGGGAGCTGGCCGAGCGCGGCGTACACCGCGGCGAGGTGCGCGGAGAAGCGCAGCATGTGCCAGCGGGAGACCTCGGACAGGGTGGCGATGGCCTCGCGCAAGTACGTCTGAGCCTGCGCGGGGTCATCCAGCCACAGGCAGGCGCGGCCGAGCTCTCCCAGCGCGCACGCCTCCAGCAATCGGCTGCCGAGCTGACGCCCAATGGGCACCGCTGCCTCCAGGTGCTCCACGGCCTCGACGGCGCGGTTCTCCTCCAGCAATAGGCATCCAATGTTCAGCCGCGCGGTGGCCTGGCTGAAGCGGTCCCCCACGTGGGTGGACTTGGTGACGGCTTCCTTCAAGAGCGCCACGGCCTCGCGCATCCTCCCGAGCTCACCGATGGCGAAGGCGTAGTTGATGAGGAAGGCCACTTCGAAGGGCGCGTCTCCGAGCCCGCGGAACAGCTCCAGCGCCGAGCGCAGGTGAGGCACGGCCGCCGTGGCGC is a genomic window of Hyalangium minutum containing:
- a CDS encoding HAD family hydrolase, which translates into the protein MPPAKAAFYDVDGTLVKTNVVHVYAYYAMNRGSLLGMAGRTLGTAASLPLFGALDVVNRKVFNEFFYRYYAGLSEDRLITVAEDMFEDVLKPGLYEQSKDLIAEARRAGCRIVLVTGALDFTMRPLARYLGADELIANKMQFVGGKATGKVIPPIIEGANKANAIRDYCVKEGLSLAHCHGYSDSASDYAMLAIVGRPTAVNPDMRLRQLARAYNWPILDLK
- a CDS encoding NAD-dependent epimerase/dehydratase family protein, whose product is MNALITGANGFLGAWLAKALVARKDTVACLLRPTSDISALAGLPYTRLDGDVTDSASLERAVAGRDVVFHLAGIRRAATRDEFMRVNAEGTRNVCEAMLKAGGKARLVLCGSLAASGPSSAGRPHVEEDPFHPAEWYGESKGEAERIALSYKDRLPVTVVRPPRILGPGDHENLTFFKLVKKGIRLEIGGGPRPLTLVDVEDVVDLMLVLADRPEALGEAFFVAGPQHLTMDELQDIGARELGVKTRTVHLPPWVLKGLASAADVVTQATGRKLPLNRKLARQLLAPAWTCSGAKAERLLGFRPRRDVVDSIRRSARWYQEQGWL
- a CDS encoding lactate racemase domain-containing protein codes for the protein MRPIKTLQKLYDEESQVVITEKGSPPRALFFGENFLLEDLPVGTRVIFPRPPMAGVPNTKAAIRWAINHPEGMDPLHALLRPGMKLTCVIDDISVPLPPMVTPDVRQTILEVVLDLAADSGVDDIHLVIANALHRRMTEAEMKRMVGQKIYDAYYPDRYYNHDAEDPDGIVELERTSHQEVVAINRRVAESDLIVYVNVNFVPMNGGHKSMGTGVANYASLRSHHNPKTIRESDSYMEPKASALYKSNTRIGSVIDKHLKVFHIETTLNNRMFGAPLEFLAKKEEDYTEADRLKLQAALFALKHTPRAAARKIFNSVPAPYDVTGVFAGATEPTHAKTLEMSWKQYSVPVEGQSDIVIFPIPFISPYSVNSVLNPLLLQVMGLGYFFNLNRGVPLVKKGGVLILLHPAFDEFDPVQHPSYIEFFNRLLPETRDSMKLEHKYEREFAENPSYVHLYRKGNAYHGVHPFYMWYWGENGRQHVGKVIVAGAENNHVPALLGWDRTDTLTEAIEEARGFMGRSATISLLRIAPTLLADVKL
- a CDS encoding SWIB/MDM2 domain-containing protein: MAAKKAAAKKTTATAAKKAPAKKAAGAKRKPNAAFMQEFTPSPELAAVIGEKPLPRTAVIKNLWTYFKKHGLNQGQLINLDDNLKKVYGNKKQIKMTEVAAAFKHLK